In Edaphobacter aggregans, the sequence ACGGATGCCTGACCGATCCATTCCTGACGGAGTTGCGCGTCGCGGTAGAGGGGGAACCGTTTAACGGAGGACATGATGGCTGCGAGGACCCACTCGGATGTGGAGATGTCGTGGATGCCTCGGCCGTCGCAGAGGGTGACGCCTTTGGGAAGCCAGGGGGTGATCCAGTCGACGCCGGCCATCATGGATTGAATGACTTTGACGTCGCGGAGGTGGGAGAAGGTTTCGGCCGCGTCTTTGCGGAAGAAGAGGAGGATCAGGAAGTCGACCGAGATTTCTCCAACGGGGTGGCGGGGGATGCGTACGATTTCGGCTTCGGGTGGGAAGCCGGTTAGAAGATCGGAGGAGAGGTTTGCGTCGACACCAACTCGTAGCATGTTGGGAGTTTGCCTGAGGGGAGGGAGGTTTCACAACATCCGGCTTTGGTGTGAGAAGCTACTCGGGTTGAGTCGGATGGTGTTGACAGCGTTGACTGGGATGGTTAGGGTTAGCGACGTTACCGGTTACGAATGGAGGTTTTTGAGGATGGGGCGTGGTGTGAAGGCTGTGGTTACGGATAGTCATTTCTGGGTGCCGTTTGCGGTGCTTTTGGCGGGGATTGGGCTTTTGGTGGTTCTGCACTAAGTCAAAAACGATTGGTAAGAGCTGGAGAGATGGATGGCAACTGTGGTTTCGAAGACGGTAAAGGGTGGTTTGTCGCTGCATGGGCTGGGTGTGATCTGCGGGTTGACGGCCGGGGTTTGGCTGGGTGCGGCGGAGGCTCCGACGAAGCTGGTGAATGCGGGGTTCTCTCCGTTTGCGATTTCGTTGTGTATGGTCGCGGGGGTGTTTACGGCTCGGTGGACGTTTCCTACGCTGCTGAAGGGGACGGGGTATGTGTTTGCCGATCTGGGGGCGAAGAAGCATTTGATTGTGTGGGCTCTGCTGGCGGGGGCGCTTTGGGCGGTGGCGAATACGTTGACGGTGTTTGCTATTCGGGATGTGGGGCTGGCGGTGGCGTTTCCGATGTGGAATGCGAACTCGCTGATTGGGTTGTTCTGGGGGCGGGTGCTGTTTTGTGAGTTGAAGGGAGCTAACGCGAAGAACATCAGCAAGGTTGTGGTGGGCGCGGTGTCGATTGTGATTGCGGCGGTGATGCTGGGGTTCAGCACGATTCATGGCGGGGCGATGGGGCAGCATGCTGTGCGAGGGATTACGGCCGCTCTGGGCGCGAGCTTGATGTGGGGGACGATGTATGTGCCTTATCGGAAGGCTTATTTGAGCGGGATGAATCCGCTGTCGTTTGTGACGGCATTTACGGTGGGAGAGCTGGGGACGGTGCTGGCGCTGACGCTGGCTCTGGATGGCGGAGTGCACTCTACGGCGTTTCATCTGTTTCGTATGCCGGGGGTTCTGTTCTGGCTGTTTCTGGGTGGGTTCGTTTGGGTGATTGGGGATCTGTTTCAGCAGTTTGCGGCGAAGTATCTGGGGATTGGGCGGGGGATTCCGCTGTCGAATACGAATCAGTTGTGGGGGTTGGCTTGGGGCGCTCTGGTGTTTGGGGAGTTGGCGGGGGCGGACCGGTCGCATAAGCTGCTGGTGGTTGGCGGGTCGGTGATGATGATTCTGGGGGCGCTGGCGATTTGTACGGCGGTGGCTTCGGCGAAGGAGATGAGCTCGACCAATGAGGCTGTGTTGCGGGAGTGCGACCGGTATGGGATGGATTACAACCGCACGCTGCTGGCTCAGGCGGGCGATGAGTTTGGCGGGGCGGGGGAGAAGCGGCGGTGGTGGGATTATGCGATCGTGCTGGTTGCTACTGGGGTGTTTGTGACGTTGGGAGTGCGGGCGGTTGTGCCTCCGCTGGAGATGGATTTGAAGTGGGTTGGGGCGCTGGGTGCTGTGTTGGTTGTTAGTTTGGGGTTGGGGGGATGGAGCCTTTGGCGGCGGACCCGGTTTTCTTAGGGATGTAGTAAGGATTTAGTCGCTACGTCCTTCGGACTTCGCTCCGGCCTTCGGGAGAGCGGTGGGCCGCCTTTGGCGGCGCTTTTGAGACCCGAGGCTGGAGCCTCGGGGTACCTAGAAGCAAGGGCAAAGGCAAAAATAAGAACAAGGGCAACAGCAAGAACAAAAGCAACAGCAAGAACAAAAGCCAATGCGGGGGTTCTTCGCTTCGCTCAGAATGACAAACAAAAACAAAAACAAAAACAAAAACAACGGCAACGGCAAAAGAGAAATGCAGGGATTTTTCCCCCTTCGACCATGGTCAGGGTCAGAAGGACGGCGTTCCTGTTTTCGAATTATTCGGTGCGGAGGATGATGACTGGGTCGGTTTGTAGGGCGTGGATTACGGGTGGGAGTGCGGCTAATACGGCGGCGGCGAGGATTGTCAGCGATGGGAGTATGAGCATTGCTGGGTCGGTGGCTTTGACTTGGTAGAAGAGGGTCTCGATGTATCGCACGGATGCCATGCCGAGGGTTAGGCCGGCGATGGCTCCGATGAGCACCATGGAGAAGACGCGGGCGGTTACGAGTCGGGCTATGACGCTGCGCTGTGCGCCGATTGCCATGCGGATGCCGATCTCGCGTTGGCGTTGCAATACTGAGTAGTTGAGGACGCCGTAGAGGCCGATGCCTGCGAGTAAGAGTGCGACGGCAGCGAAGAAGAGTCCCAGCATGGCCAGAAGGCGCTCGCGGACGGTTTGGGCGCGGACCAGTTCGGCCTGGGTGCGGATGTTGCTGACGCGGAAGTCGGCGCGGGCCCGGGGGACTTCCTGACGGAGGACAGGCGCGAGTGCGAGGGGATTTGCGCTGGAGGTTCGGATGAGGAAGGTACCGCTGGTTGTGAGTATGGGTGCGCCTTTGGCGTCGACCTGGTGGAAGGGGACGTAGGCTGTGGGAAGGATCGGCTCGCGCAGGCTGCGGTAGGGGGCGTCGCGGACGAGGGCTACAACCTCGTAACGGTTGTTTCCTTTGCCGAAGAATTTTCCGACGGGATTTTCGCCGTTGAAGTAGGTCTTCGCGAAGGTATCGTTGACGATGGCGGCGCCGGGTGAGGTGTCGGTTATGCGGAGGTCGCGGCCGTCCAGAAAGGGAATCTTCATGGTGCTGGTCCAGCCGGGGGAGACGGGCAGGAAGTAGGCGAGATCAGGACTTGTGATGACGCCGTTGATTGCGATGAAGCCGTTCCATGAGTTACCTCCGAGCAGAGGCCAGCCTGAGAGGGCTACTGCTTCGACGCCGGGGACTGAGCGAAGATCGTCGGCTACCTGATCCCAGAAGACTGGTGGTTGTGCGTGGTGGGCCACGGTTTCGAGGAGGAGAAGGCGGTCGGTGGAGAAACCCATGGGACGGTTAGAAAGACGGTTGAAGGTTGCCACGAAGAGTCCCGCGACGAAGACGACGAGGAAGCAGAAGGCTACCTGGACGGCGATCATGCTGTGCATGAGACGGCGGCGTGAGTGTGGGTCGTCTCCGCCTTTGAGTGCGCTGACTGGTTTGACCGCTGAGGCTCGCAATGCGGGGAGAAGGCCGAAGAGGAGCATTACGCAGAAGATGAGGACGAGGCCGAAGATGGCGACGTGCCAGTCTGCGGGGAGAATGAGGTGAGCTGGGTTGTCGGGTGGGTTGATCATGCTGACGACGAAGGGTGCGGACCACCAGGCGAAGAATGCTCCGATGATGGCCGCGAAGAAGGCAAGCAGGGCGCTTTCGACGAGGACCATTTGGACGAGGCGCCAACGACCTGCTCCGATGGAGACGCGGAGGGCCATCTCACGTGATCGGGCTGCGGCGAGGGCGGTCATCAGGTTGGCGACGTTTGCGCATGCGATGAGCAGCACGAGTGCTACGAGCACACCGATGGCTCCGAGTGCACGGCGGTAGTCGCGTTGGAGATTGGAAGCTCCGGTGGCTGCGGGTTCGAGGACGAGGGTTTGATCGATGAAGCGATCGATAAGCTCCTTCTTGATGCCGGTGAAGCCTTTGGCTCGCTCACGCTCGAAGGCACGGCTGGTTGTGTTTAGTTGCTGGCGAAGGGGCTCGGTGGGGATGCCGGGTTTCACGATGGCCAAGGTGCGGTGCCAGGTTGTGTCGGAGCGCGTGACCGAGGGGTGCATCATCGTGGGCAGGAAGATGTCGGTGATGGTGCCGGGTTCGGTGCCGGTGAAGGGCTGCTCGGAGACGCCGATGATCTCGTAGAGGGTGTCGCCCATGCGCAGGGTGCGGCCGATTATTTTGGGGTCGCGACCGAAGCGATGTGTCCAGTAGTCGTAAGAGATGACGACGTAGGGGTTGGCGTTGGGCTTGCGGTCGTCGTCTTCGGTGAAGAGCCTGCCTAATGCAGGGTGGAGACCGAAGGAGTCAAACATCCAGCCGGAGACGTATTGGATGTAGGCCTTCTCGGTCTCTTGATCGGAGCTGTAGGTGAGGTCCATCCGCTGAGCGTAGGAGACGGCGATTAGCTCGGCCTGATTTTTTGTTGCGGCGCGCATCAGTTGGAAATCCGGGTAGGCCCAGCCGTCGAAGGTGTTGGGTTTGCCATCGAAGCCAGTTCCCTGACGAGCGAGCTCGTAGAGATGATTGGCGTTGGCGACGGGGAGGGGTCGCAGGAAGAGTGCGTCGATGAGGCGGAAGGCTGAGGTGCAGGCTCCGGTTGCGAGGGCGAGTGAGAGGATGGCTGTGGCGGAGGTTATCTTGTTGCGCTTGAGTTGGCGCCAGCCGAAGACGATGTCGGCGCGGAGAGAGTCGAGCCAGGGGATGAGGCGGATGTTGCGGCTGGTTTCGCGCTGGTGGAGGGTGGGGCCGAAGGCTCGGCGGGCTTCGATGGGGTCGCGGCCTTCGGCGATCGCTTCTTCGATGTGGGACTGGAACTCTTCGTCGAGCTCGCGGTTCAGATGGTCGCCGCGAAGTGTGTTGGCGATACGCGACCAGAACGACATCTCATGCCTCCCGTAGAACGCGATTGATGGCTGCACTTACGGCTTGCCAGCGAGATTCTTCTGCGGATAGCTGCTTCTTTCCTGTTGCGGTTAGCTCGTACATGCGTGCGCGGCGGCCGGTGTCTTTCGTGATCCATTCGGCGCGAATCCAGCCGGCTTCTTCCATGCGATGGAGGGCCGGGTAGAGGGAGCCTTCTTCGGCGTTGAGGACGTCGCCGGATGTGTCGCGGATTGCGGACATGATGGCGTAGCCATGGGTGCATGGGCGGCGCGAGAGGATCTTCAATACAAGCAGATCGAGCGAGCCTTGGAGAGAGTCGGATCGTGGCATACTAAGACATCTATATACTAA encodes:
- a CDS encoding PadR family transcriptional regulator, which codes for MPRSDSLQGSLDLLVLKILSRRPCTHGYAIMSAIRDTSGDVLNAEEGSLYPALHRMEEAGWIRAEWITKDTGRRARMYELTATGKKQLSAEESRWQAVSAAINRVLREA
- a CDS encoding GRP family sugar transporter, translated to MATVVSKTVKGGLSLHGLGVICGLTAGVWLGAAEAPTKLVNAGFSPFAISLCMVAGVFTARWTFPTLLKGTGYVFADLGAKKHLIVWALLAGALWAVANTLTVFAIRDVGLAVAFPMWNANSLIGLFWGRVLFCELKGANAKNISKVVVGAVSIVIAAVMLGFSTIHGGAMGQHAVRGITAALGASLMWGTMYVPYRKAYLSGMNPLSFVTAFTVGELGTVLALTLALDGGVHSTAFHLFRMPGVLFWLFLGGFVWVIGDLFQQFAAKYLGIGRGIPLSNTNQLWGLAWGALVFGELAGADRSHKLLVVGGSVMMILGALAICTAVASAKEMSSTNEAVLRECDRYGMDYNRTLLAQAGDEFGGAGEKRRWWDYAIVLVATGVFVTLGVRAVVPPLEMDLKWVGALGAVLVVSLGLGGWSLWRRTRFS
- a CDS encoding ABC transporter permease, with product MSFWSRIANTLRGDHLNRELDEEFQSHIEEAIAEGRDPIEARRAFGPTLHQRETSRNIRLIPWLDSLRADIVFGWRQLKRNKITSATAILSLALATGACTSAFRLIDALFLRPLPVANANHLYELARQGTGFDGKPNTFDGWAYPDFQLMRAATKNQAELIAVSYAQRMDLTYSSDQETEKAYIQYVSGWMFDSFGLHPALGRLFTEDDDRKPNANPYVVISYDYWTHRFGRDPKIIGRTLRMGDTLYEIIGVSEQPFTGTEPGTITDIFLPTMMHPSVTRSDTTWHRTLAIVKPGIPTEPLRQQLNTTSRAFERERAKGFTGIKKELIDRFIDQTLVLEPAATGASNLQRDYRRALGAIGVLVALVLLIACANVANLMTALAAARSREMALRVSIGAGRWRLVQMVLVESALLAFFAAIIGAFFAWWSAPFVVSMINPPDNPAHLILPADWHVAIFGLVLIFCVMLLFGLLPALRASAVKPVSALKGGDDPHSRRRLMHSMIAVQVAFCFLVVFVAGLFVATFNRLSNRPMGFSTDRLLLLETVAHHAQPPVFWDQVADDLRSVPGVEAVALSGWPLLGGNSWNGFIAINGVITSPDLAYFLPVSPGWTSTMKIPFLDGRDLRITDTSPGAAIVNDTFAKTYFNGENPVGKFFGKGNNRYEVVALVRDAPYRSLREPILPTAYVPFHQVDAKGAPILTTSGTFLIRTSSANPLALAPVLRQEVPRARADFRVSNIRTQAELVRAQTVRERLLAMLGLFFAAVALLLAGIGLYGVLNYSVLQRQREIGIRMAIGAQRSVIARLVTARVFSMVLIGAIAGLTLGMASVRYIETLFYQVKATDPAMLILPSLTILAAAVLAALPPVIHALQTDPVIILRTE